Proteins encoded by one window of Pseudomonas sp. PSKL.D1:
- a CDS encoding 4-hydroxythreonine-4-phosphate dehydrogenase PdxA codes for MNKPTFPRLAMVLGDPAGIGPELIARLLAEPEVRGKAHVVLIADEQEMRRGMQIAGCEFPYRRIDSLDVLDFADDTPLLFPYRGAAQGEFPRSEASVIGGRYSLDTLAVALELTDTGKTDAILFGPLNKTSLHMAGMGHSDELHWFAERLNFSGPFCEFNVLDALWTSRVTSHVALAEVPGMLSQARVLEAIGLIDTALKRNGLQRPRIGVCGLNPHNGDNGSFGREELDIIGPAVQLAREQGIDADGPYPGDTIFLKVQGDAQAFDAVVTMYHDQGQIAIKLMGFSRGVTVQGGLPIPITTPAHGTAFDIAGQGKANVGATRQAFEIACRMGRNACL; via the coding sequence ATGAACAAGCCAACCTTTCCACGCCTGGCCATGGTACTGGGTGACCCGGCCGGTATCGGGCCTGAACTGATCGCCCGCCTGCTGGCCGAGCCCGAGGTACGCGGCAAGGCGCACGTGGTGCTGATTGCCGATGAGCAGGAGATGCGCCGCGGCATGCAGATCGCGGGTTGTGAGTTCCCGTACCGGCGTATCGATTCGCTCGACGTACTGGATTTTGCCGATGACACGCCGCTTCTGTTCCCTTATCGCGGCGCTGCACAGGGTGAGTTCCCGCGTAGCGAAGCCAGCGTGATTGGCGGGCGTTACAGCCTCGACACCTTGGCCGTGGCGCTGGAGCTCACCGACACGGGCAAGACCGACGCCATCCTGTTCGGCCCGCTGAACAAAACCTCGCTGCACATGGCCGGCATGGGCCACAGTGACGAGCTGCACTGGTTTGCCGAGCGCCTGAATTTCAGCGGGCCGTTCTGTGAGTTCAACGTGCTCGATGCCCTGTGGACTTCGCGGGTGACCTCCCACGTGGCATTGGCCGAGGTGCCCGGCATGCTCAGCCAGGCGCGAGTGCTCGAAGCCATTGGCCTGATCGACACCGCGCTCAAGCGCAACGGTTTGCAGCGCCCACGCATCGGCGTGTGTGGCCTGAACCCGCACAACGGCGACAACGGCAGCTTTGGCCGCGAAGAGCTGGACATCATCGGCCCGGCGGTGCAGCTGGCGCGCGAGCAAGGCATCGACGCCGACGGCCCCTACCCGGGGGACACGATCTTCTTGAAGGTGCAGGGCGATGCCCAGGCCTTTGACGCGGTGGTGACCATGTACCACGACCAGGGCCAGATCGCCATCAAGCTGATGGGCTTCTCTCGGGGTGTCACGGTGCAGGGTGGCCTGCCGATCCCGATCACCACCCCGGCCCACGGCACCGCATTCGACATTGCGGGCCAGGGCAAGGCCAATGTCGGCGCTACCCGCCAGGCCTTCGAGATTGCCTGCCGCATGGGGCGCAACGCCTGCTTATAG
- a CDS encoding MFS transporter: MSDHASSLASAISTSRARLLPFLILMYVLAFIDRANVGYARAFLQADTGLSDVAFAFGASIFFIGYACFEVPSNLMLHRLGARVWLCRIMVTWGLVSAAMMFADNATTFYVLRFLLGIAEAGFFPGIILYLTYWFPQRSRAQALGLFYFGLPLALVLGGPLSGWLLEFHDVFGLRNWQWLFVVEGLLASLVGIAAYFYLVDRPRHARWLSDAQKDALESQLAEEDAQKQAQGPHGFLGALRNGQVMKFCLVYFTVQMSVYGVVFYLPTRIASFLDGEVGLSVGLYTAIPWACALVVTRLVTRHADRTGKHRQLAVAMLAMAAAGIAASALAGSLPLVVLAFCFAAAGFVAVQPLFWTLPTGYLSGAAAASGIALINSLGNLGGFVAPNLKTLTETLFADPRAGMFALAIVGVLGAWLLSRLKSSKPTPAALEPAQVG; the protein is encoded by the coding sequence ATGAGCGATCACGCCAGCTCCCTGGCTTCGGCCATTTCCACCAGCCGCGCGCGGCTACTGCCCTTTCTCATCCTGATGTACGTCCTGGCCTTCATCGACCGCGCCAACGTCGGTTACGCCCGGGCCTTCCTGCAGGCTGACACCGGCCTGAGCGACGTCGCCTTCGCTTTCGGTGCCAGTATCTTCTTCATCGGCTACGCCTGTTTCGAGGTGCCCAGCAACCTGATGCTGCACCGGCTGGGCGCCCGCGTCTGGCTGTGCCGCATCATGGTCACCTGGGGCCTGGTCAGCGCGGCGATGATGTTTGCCGACAACGCCACCACCTTCTACGTGCTGCGCTTCTTGCTGGGCATTGCCGAGGCCGGCTTCTTCCCCGGCATCATCCTCTACCTCACCTACTGGTTCCCGCAGCGCAGCCGCGCCCAGGCGCTGGGCCTGTTCTACTTTGGCCTGCCGCTGGCGCTGGTGCTGGGTGGCCCGTTGTCGGGCTGGCTGCTGGAGTTTCATGACGTGTTCGGCCTGCGCAACTGGCAGTGGCTGTTCGTGGTTGAAGGGCTGCTGGCTTCGCTGGTGGGCATTGCCGCCTACTTCTACCTGGTTGACCGCCCACGCCATGCCCGCTGGCTGAGCGATGCGCAAAAGGATGCACTGGAAAGCCAACTGGCCGAAGAAGACGCACAAAAGCAGGCCCAAGGCCCGCACGGCTTCCTGGGCGCATTGCGCAACGGCCAGGTGATGAAGTTCTGCCTGGTGTATTTCACCGTGCAGATGAGCGTGTACGGCGTGGTGTTCTACCTGCCGACGCGCATTGCCAGCTTCCTCGATGGCGAGGTGGGCCTGAGCGTGGGCCTGTACACCGCCATCCCCTGGGCCTGCGCCCTGGTGGTGACGCGCCTGGTCACCCGCCATGCCGACCGCACCGGCAAGCATCGCCAACTGGCGGTGGCCATGTTGGCCATGGCCGCGGCGGGCATTGCTGCCTCGGCACTGGCCGGCAGCCTGCCACTGGTGGTGCTGGCGTTCTGTTTCGCCGCCGCAGGCTTTGTTGCCGTGCAGCCGCTGTTCTGGACCTTGCCCACCGGCTACCTCAGCGGCGCGGCCGCCGCCAGTGGCATCGCCCTGATCAACTCGCTGGGCAACCTCGGCGGCTTCGTGGCACCCAACCTCAAGACCCTCACCGAAACCCTGTTCGCCGACCCGCGCGCGGGCATGTTCGCCCTGGCGATCGTGGGCGTGCTGGGGGCCTGGCTGCTGTCCCGGCTCAAATCCTCCAAACCCACGCCTGCCGCGCTGGAACCGGCGCAGGTTGGCTGA
- a CDS encoding amidohydrolase family protein, whose protein sequence is MAELYEGPIVDAHHHFWDPLNNPHPWLSASQNIPFRYGDYTAIKRRYFPEDYLRDAGTHQVVETVYVETEWDPRDPVGETRFIHGLAARYGAPNAVVAQAWLDAPDAARVLAEQAAFERVRSVRHKPGGPSCPAEVGRLHSLMSDVNWRDGYAQLARHGLHFDLQTPWWNLDEAARLARDFPDTLLILNHAGLPSDRSPQGLADWHAAMARFAECDNVAVKISGIGQAGQPWRAEDNAWIVRRVIALFGSERAMFASNFPVDGLCGSFDTIYGGFKQIVADLPHTAQQQLFYSNARRLYRTVPDTLRVNQVLPHTRTPA, encoded by the coding sequence ATGGCTGAGTTGTACGAAGGGCCGATCGTCGATGCCCATCATCACTTCTGGGACCCGCTGAACAACCCGCACCCGTGGCTGTCGGCCAGCCAGAACATTCCGTTTCGTTACGGGGATTACACTGCCATCAAGCGGCGCTACTTCCCCGAGGATTACCTGCGTGATGCGGGCACCCATCAGGTGGTCGAAACCGTCTACGTGGAAACCGAATGGGACCCGCGTGACCCCGTGGGTGAAACGCGCTTCATCCATGGCCTGGCAGCCCGTTACGGGGCGCCCAATGCCGTGGTGGCCCAGGCCTGGCTGGATGCGCCGGACGCCGCCCGGGTGCTGGCCGAGCAGGCGGCTTTCGAGCGGGTGCGCAGCGTACGCCACAAGCCCGGCGGGCCATCGTGCCCCGCGGAGGTCGGGCGCCTGCACAGCCTGATGAGCGACGTGAACTGGCGCGATGGCTATGCGCAGCTTGCGCGCCATGGCCTGCATTTCGACCTGCAGACCCCGTGGTGGAACCTCGATGAAGCGGCCCGCCTGGCGCGCGACTTCCCCGACACGTTGCTGATTCTGAACCACGCCGGCCTGCCGTCGGACCGCAGCCCCCAGGGCCTGGCGGACTGGCACGCGGCCATGGCGCGGTTTGCCGAATGCGACAACGTGGCGGTGAAGATTTCGGGCATAGGCCAGGCCGGCCAACCCTGGCGTGCCGAGGACAACGCCTGGATCGTGCGCCGGGTCATCGCGTTGTTTGGCAGCGAGCGGGCGATGTTTGCCAGCAACTTCCCGGTCGATGGCCTGTGCGGCAGCTTCGACACCATTTATGGCGGCTTCAAGCAGATTGTCGCCGACCTGCCGCACACCGCCCAGCAACAGCTTTTCTACAGCAACGCACGGCGCCTGTACCGCACCGTGCCCGACACCTTGCGCGTCAATCAGGTGTTGCCCCACACAAGGACCCCCGCATGA